The Acetivibrio cellulolyticus CD2 genome has a segment encoding these proteins:
- a CDS encoding LysE family transporter translates to MSLIFFQSLLIAYSGAIMPGTLLTYTLDMSLKKGIKAGVLIPLGHAILEAFVVILLFLGLGKYITTPMSKMIIGIIGGAVMVYLGITMIKDILQKRLSFNVKSNDSSYKRNLEMVIGGFVISAVNPYFTIWWAIIGLSLMTSAYSLHGFVGVSLFYTGHIIADISWYLLIAILISKTKRFINLKAYSVIIGVLGLVMICFGINFFVQSIKTII, encoded by the coding sequence TTGTCTCTTATATTTTTTCAATCGCTACTTATTGCATATTCTGGTGCTATCATGCCCGGCACATTACTTACATATACATTAGACATGAGCCTAAAAAAAGGAATCAAGGCTGGTGTTCTTATCCCTCTTGGACATGCTATACTTGAGGCATTTGTTGTGATACTACTATTTTTGGGTTTAGGCAAGTACATTACAACACCTATGTCCAAAATGATTATTGGTATTATAGGCGGGGCAGTAATGGTTTATCTTGGCATCACAATGATCAAAGACATACTTCAAAAGCGTCTATCCTTCAATGTTAAATCAAACGATTCTTCATATAAGCGTAATTTGGAAATGGTAATCGGTGGATTTGTAATAAGTGCAGTTAACCCATATTTTACTATATGGTGGGCAATTATAGGCTTAAGTCTTATGACTTCTGCGTACAGCTTACACGGCTTTGTCGGGGTATCCCTTTTTTATACAGGTCATATCATTGCTGATATATCGTGGTATTTGTTAATCGCAATCTTAATAAGCAAAACCAAAAGGTTTATAAACCTCAAAGCCTATTCTGTCATAATAGGAGTTCTTGGATTGGTTATGATTTGCTTCGGAATAAACTTTTTTGTGCAAAGCATTAAAACCATTATTTGA
- a CDS encoding NADP-dependent glyceraldehyde-3-phosphate dehydrogenase, giving the protein MRDLFAGVFKEKNEIPEQFRIESREQREYLVDGKLKTWEGSCYEVLSPIYTKVGDEYIQERIGSYPLMDETTALEALDAAVKAYDNGKGIWPTMPVEERIFCMYKFVQKMKEKRAQVVNMLMWEIGKNLADSEKEFDRTVEYIEGTIEALKDLDRVSSRFVVEQGVFAQIRRAPLGVVLCMGPYNYPLNETFTTLIPALIMGNTVVMKPAKHGVLLLEPLLEAFRDSFPAGVINTVYGRGKVVIGPLMATGKIDVFALIGSAASANSIEKQHPKLNRLKTVYGLGAKNPGIILEDADIDLAVKECISGSLSYNGQRCTALKVLFVHEKIADEFIRKFCEGVSALKTGMPWDGAAITPLPEEGKVEKMMEYVTDALERGAAIVNENGGAHLNSIFSPAVLYPVKEDMRIYREEQFGPVVPIVPFSDISVPIRYVEESEVGQQVSIFGRDYECISKLIDPMVNQVCRVNINSQCQRGPDTFPFTGRKDSADGTLSVSDALRVFSIRTLVAAKNTELNRKILSETTKNRKSKFLSTDYIF; this is encoded by the coding sequence ATGAGAGATTTATTTGCAGGGGTCTTTAAAGAAAAGAATGAAATACCGGAGCAGTTTAGGATAGAAAGCAGGGAACAGCGGGAATACCTTGTTGATGGAAAGCTGAAGACCTGGGAAGGTAGTTGCTATGAAGTCCTGTCTCCAATCTACACCAAAGTGGGAGATGAATACATTCAGGAAAGGATTGGAAGTTATCCGCTGATGGACGAAACAACAGCGTTGGAAGCCTTGGACGCTGCTGTGAAAGCATATGATAATGGAAAGGGAATCTGGCCAACCATGCCTGTGGAAGAAAGAATCTTCTGCATGTATAAGTTTGTTCAGAAGATGAAAGAGAAGAGAGCCCAGGTTGTTAATATGCTCATGTGGGAGATCGGGAAGAATCTGGCTGATTCTGAAAAAGAATTTGACCGGACTGTGGAATATATCGAAGGGACTATTGAGGCATTGAAAGATCTGGACAGAGTGTCTTCCCGCTTTGTTGTCGAGCAGGGGGTTTTTGCACAGATCAGACGTGCTCCTCTGGGTGTCGTATTATGTATGGGCCCATATAATTACCCCCTGAATGAGACATTCACAACACTGATTCCGGCTCTTATCATGGGAAACACTGTTGTAATGAAGCCGGCAAAGCATGGAGTATTATTGCTGGAGCCCTTGCTGGAGGCATTTCGTGATTCTTTCCCAGCTGGAGTCATTAATACCGTCTATGGTCGGGGAAAAGTCGTGATCGGGCCTCTTATGGCAACCGGAAAGATAGATGTTTTTGCTTTAATCGGGTCTGCAGCATCGGCAAACAGTATTGAAAAACAACACCCAAAACTGAATCGACTGAAGACTGTTTATGGACTCGGGGCGAAGAATCCGGGTATCATTTTGGAAGATGCGGATATTGACCTGGCAGTGAAGGAATGTATCAGCGGATCCCTGAGCTATAATGGACAACGGTGTACTGCATTGAAAGTTTTGTTTGTCCATGAGAAAATCGCAGATGAATTCATCCGGAAATTCTGTGAAGGTGTGTCAGCACTGAAAACAGGAATGCCGTGGGATGGAGCTGCCATTACTCCTTTGCCTGAGGAAGGCAAAGTGGAGAAGATGATGGAATATGTGACGGATGCACTTGAAAGAGGAGCGGCTATTGTAAATGAAAACGGGGGAGCCCATCTGAACAGTATTTTTAGTCCTGCGGTATTATACCCGGTTAAGGAAGATATGAGAATTTATAGAGAGGAACAGTTCGGGCCGGTTGTTCCAATTGTGCCTTTTAGTGACATTTCGGTACCAATCCGGTACGTAGAAGAATCGGAAGTAGGCCAGCAGGTGAGCATATTTGGCCGGGACTATGAATGCATATCCAAACTGATCGATCCCATGGTTAACCAGGTATGTCGAGTGAATATAAACAGCCAGTGCCAGAGAGGACCAGATACATTTCCTTTTACCGGGAGAAAGGACTCGGCGGATGGAACTTTATCCGTAAGTGATGCACTAAGGGTGTTTTCCATACGCACATTGGTCGCAGCCAAGAACACCGAGCTAAACCGAAAAATCCTAAGTGAAACGACGAAGAACAGAAAATCGAAATTTTTATCAACGGACTATATTTTCTAA
- a CDS encoding DUF2812 domain-containing protein, which translates to MSKTVRKFMQEDIWNIGRNESWFTDMAAKGFHLRRIGNVFATFEKGEPKKTKYRMYIINPATTEEQLELYKESGWQLVTNLEEMYIFSASEETNVPELDTDPMEKSYTLVALNKRMRKQVVLFSICMALFLWIMFYMFFLERTPTLAMLEALGIQGPLLMFVEIYVFYSIIRNYMTLRSLKKSLFEGNPIDHQANWRKPRLINGFISAFFILIAFLTACLPFVEIAQSKNYTIPETSVNLPIVRLADIERNPDLEREVVYNSRSVDWGNRVSYDWSLLAPIQYEVNEHGIIKNMMWYDNSGSYSPSVETHYYQLAFSSMSISLIHDLMERYVDEFDPKVIIQETEHTFFDKLFVAEDGIRKQIFAYSGNEVIYVDYFGNEQAENIITLLPQVFGVYEK; encoded by the coding sequence ATGAGTAAAACTGTCAGAAAGTTTATGCAGGAAGATATATGGAATATTGGACGAAATGAATCATGGTTCACCGATATGGCTGCGAAGGGATTTCATTTGCGCAGAATCGGGAATGTTTTCGCTACTTTTGAGAAGGGTGAACCCAAAAAAACAAAATACCGGATGTATATTATCAATCCTGCTACAACAGAGGAACAACTTGAATTATATAAAGAGTCAGGATGGCAACTTGTCACCAATCTAGAAGAAATGTATATCTTTTCAGCATCAGAAGAAACGAATGTTCCAGAGCTAGATACTGATCCTATGGAGAAGAGCTATACTTTGGTAGCATTGAATAAACGGATGAGAAAGCAGGTAGTTCTTTTTTCAATATGTATGGCGCTGTTTCTTTGGATAATGTTTTATATGTTCTTTCTTGAGCGTACTCCAACACTGGCGATGTTAGAGGCATTAGGAATTCAAGGTCCGCTGCTTATGTTCGTTGAGATTTATGTTTTTTATTCTATTATACGCAATTACATGACGTTGCGCAGTCTTAAAAAATCTCTTTTCGAGGGAAACCCCATTGATCACCAAGCAAACTGGCGGAAGCCCCGTTTAATTAATGGTTTTATAAGCGCATTTTTCATCCTAATAGCATTCCTAACAGCTTGCTTACCTTTCGTTGAAATTGCTCAAAGCAAAAATTATACCATACCGGAAACATCGGTTAATCTGCCTATCGTCAGGCTTGCAGATATAGAACGGAACCCTGATCTTGAGCGCGAGGTCGTATATAATTCGCGAAGTGTGGACTGGGGTAACCGGGTCAGCTATGATTGGTCGCTTCTGGCACCGATTCAATATGAGGTAAATGAGCATGGCATTATTAAGAACATGATGTGGTATGACAACAGCGGTTCTTATTCACCAAGCGTTGAAACGCATTACTACCAATTGGCTTTCTCATCAATGTCCATTAGTTTGATTCACGACCTTATGGAACGCTATGTTGATGAATTCGACCCGAAGGTGATAATTCAAGAGACGGAGCATACATTTTTTGACAAACTATTTGTAGCAGAAGATGGAATCAGGAAGCAAATCTTTGCATATTCAGGAAATGAAGTTATCTATGTAGACTATTTCGGTAACGAGCAGGCGGAGAATATTATCACATTGTTACCGCAAGTTTTCGGTGTTTATGAAAAATAA
- a CDS encoding S-layer homology domain-containing protein: MKAKNGLSVLLAVLFVFTSVFSNLAFADSTSSVKIELDKTSAAVGEIIKASVIVDNVSGFAGYQVNIKYDPTVLEAVNPDTGAAFTNSTNPKNGTILNDATYGALPIASNNILQGILNFGKTYTSLEGYKASGSAETSGTVAVIGFKVLKAEETSIEFAKTSTMPTAVSGVLLFDWDGNKLTSGYSITNPPVVNHIGTSVTSTPIVVTGPLVVTPTPAHDGNSGQIDSNVVSNDTGKVTYKFEEKQLETALEEVIPDSKGVKTATLPLEGVKGATVYTQQFPNEALLSNILSYKINMNTAYALVSLPSNMLNTSALSSKVQGASSVAISVASDNYSDLAADIKEKIVDRPMIELSLNINGVATEWNNLESPVKVSIPYKPTEAELKTIEHIVVLQIDSTGKALTVPSGKYNASTGMVTFTTTHFGRFAVAYINRTFTDLKSFSWAKNQIEVLASKGIINGTSDTTFNPQAAITRADFMVLLVKALDLNATVDSNFADIPSDAYYYKQIGIAKKLGITTGVGDNKYKPKEKITRQDMMLLISRALLVSGKISSEGTADVIAKYTDKGQVASYAVTGVATLVKEGIVVGSNNIINPKGNASRAELAAIVYKIYNK, encoded by the coding sequence ATGAAAGCAAAAAATGGACTATCCGTATTACTTGCAGTACTGTTTGTGTTTACAAGTGTATTTTCAAATCTTGCATTTGCTGATTCAACCTCAAGTGTCAAAATTGAGTTGGACAAGACCTCGGCAGCTGTTGGTGAGATTATCAAGGCTTCAGTAATTGTAGACAATGTTAGTGGGTTTGCAGGGTATCAGGTGAATATTAAATATGACCCAACAGTTTTGGAAGCAGTAAACCCTGATACAGGAGCTGCTTTTACCAATAGTACAAACCCTAAGAATGGTACAATACTAAACGATGCTACATATGGTGCTTTACCGATTGCGTCAAATAATATTTTACAAGGTATTTTGAATTTTGGTAAGACTTACACTAGTTTGGAAGGTTACAAGGCAAGTGGTTCGGCTGAGACATCTGGTACAGTGGCTGTTATTGGATTTAAGGTGCTAAAAGCCGAAGAAACATCAATAGAGTTTGCTAAGACTTCAACTATGCCAACTGCAGTGTCAGGCGTTTTGTTATTTGATTGGGACGGAAATAAGTTAACTTCAGGCTATTCAATAACTAACCCGCCAGTTGTTAATCATATCGGAACATCAGTAACTTCTACCCCTATAGTTGTAACAGGTCCTTTAGTTGTTACTCCAACTCCGGCACATGATGGAAATTCAGGGCAAATAGACTCTAATGTTGTAAGCAATGATACTGGAAAGGTAACTTATAAATTTGAAGAGAAGCAATTGGAAACGGCATTGGAAGAAGTGATTCCGGATTCTAAAGGAGTTAAAACTGCTACTTTACCGCTAGAAGGAGTTAAGGGAGCTACAGTATATACTCAACAGTTTCCAAATGAAGCATTGCTGTCCAATATACTTTCATATAAGATAAATATGAATACTGCATACGCACTAGTATCTCTTCCTTCAAATATGCTAAATACCAGTGCATTGTCGTCAAAAGTTCAGGGTGCTTCTTCAGTTGCTATTTCAGTGGCATCAGATAACTATTCTGATTTGGCAGCTGATATAAAAGAAAAGATAGTAGACAGACCTATGATTGAGTTAAGCTTGAATATTAATGGTGTGGCAACTGAGTGGAATAATCTTGAAAGCCCTGTAAAGGTATCTATTCCTTATAAGCCTACTGAAGCTGAATTGAAGACTATAGAACATATTGTTGTTCTACAAATTGACAGCACTGGAAAAGCATTAACTGTTCCAAGTGGTAAATATAACGCAAGTACTGGCATGGTTACATTTACAACTACACACTTTGGCAGATTTGCTGTTGCATATATCAATAGAACATTTACTGATTTAAAATCTTTTAGTTGGGCAAAGAATCAGATTGAAGTTTTGGCATCAAAAGGAATAATAAATGGTACTTCCGATACTACATTTAATCCGCAGGCAGCGATAACAAGAGCAGACTTTATGGTACTTTTGGTTAAAGCTTTGGATTTGAATGCTACTGTAGATTCCAATTTTGCAGATATTCCGTCAGATGCTTATTACTATAAACAGATTGGAATAGCGAAGAAGCTTGGTATTACAACAGGTGTTGGAGACAATAAGTACAAACCTAAAGAAAAAATAACAAGACAGGATATGATGCTACTTATCAGCAGAGCTCTTTTGGTATCAGGAAAGATATCCTCAGAAGGTACAGCTGATGTTATTGCAAAGTATACCGACAAAGGGCAGGTTGCATCTTATGCAGTAACTGGTGTAGCTACTTTGGTTAAAGAGGGTATAGTTGTTGGAAGCAATAATATCATTAATCCGAAAGGAAATGCTTCAAGAGCTGAGTTGGCTGCTATTGTCTATAAGATTTACAATAAATAA
- a CDS encoding PA14 domain-containing protein: MYTGMIFSIDKNTVVVATPENAFYKLKRKSTMFIGQEIVFTKKDIIDYRYLIKRLSVVAACLCLIIGMSVPFVMNRLNNIAGLKEFAYVSLDINPSMEFTIDETQKVLKVESLNDDAKGIINSLNVKGMRIKSAFTEVISRCEEKGFLNTEDDVYFLISGSINPDNKEYKKDNTGAEDSLNYILNGLKESVGKTTAKNPEVIAIKTEPGDRKEAIENDISQGKYALYTELKKRGSKITIGEVKSSTVKDLITILVDMDAAASATPKPEITPQPTLSAGQTSTTTTPTSTSTPTITPTPVFSRNQTMTKSQDNMKTPGHEPSSSEDKAGTGLRGEYFDNIDLTNFKLTRVDGTVDFSWDTNSPASEIRDDESYSIRWTGKIKPKYSEEYTFYVLRDNGVRLWINNKLIIDKWDSEWAKTDYGTISLEGGRIYDIKLEYFNNTGYGFIKLEWSSKSTNKEVVPASCLYPAKATASAGVVKGNGTGLRFEYFDNDNLTNLKLEGIDPIVDFNWGVGSPDRSIQQDQKFSIRWSGQVQPVNSENYVFYLTHDDGVRLWIDGQLVLDKWSGSEGKVSESTGISLKAGKKYKIILEYHNSSQAGNVKLEWKSPSTKRTIVPKACLYPQ, from the coding sequence ATGTATACAGGTATGATATTTAGTATAGATAAAAATACTGTAGTAGTTGCAACTCCTGAGAATGCTTTTTATAAGCTGAAAAGAAAAAGTACAATGTTTATAGGCCAGGAAATAGTATTTACAAAGAAAGATATTATTGATTATAGATATCTCATAAAGAGGTTGTCTGTTGTTGCAGCATGTTTGTGCCTGATTATAGGGATGTCTGTACCCTTTGTAATGAATCGTTTAAATAATATTGCTGGCTTAAAGGAGTTTGCGTACGTTAGTTTGGATATTAATCCTAGCATGGAGTTTACTATTGATGAAACGCAAAAAGTTTTGAAGGTTGAAAGCTTAAATGATGATGCTAAGGGAATAATTAACAGTTTAAATGTTAAGGGAATGAGAATTAAGAGTGCATTTACTGAAGTAATTAGCAGGTGTGAAGAAAAAGGTTTTCTTAACACTGAGGACGATGTATATTTTTTGATTTCCGGCTCTATAAATCCTGATAATAAAGAATATAAGAAAGATAATACAGGTGCTGAGGATAGTCTAAACTATATATTGAACGGATTAAAGGAAAGTGTTGGGAAGACAACTGCTAAAAACCCTGAAGTAATAGCTATAAAAACAGAGCCTGGTGATAGGAAGGAAGCTATTGAAAATGATATTTCACAGGGGAAATATGCCCTTTACACCGAATTGAAAAAGCGAGGAAGCAAAATAACGATTGGAGAGGTTAAAAGTTCTACTGTCAAAGATCTCATAACGATTTTGGTTGATATGGATGCAGCGGCATCAGCAACTCCAAAACCTGAAATAACACCTCAACCTACTTTGAGTGCTGGTCAGACTTCGACAACAACAACACCAACATCAACATCAACGCCAACTATAACTCCGACACCAGTATTTAGTAGAAATCAGACTATGACTAAATCGCAAGACAATATGAAAACTCCGGGTCATGAACCGTCTTCAAGTGAGGATAAAGCGGGAACAGGACTTAGAGGAGAATATTTTGACAACATAGATCTTACAAATTTTAAATTGACCCGTGTGGATGGGACAGTTGATTTTAGTTGGGATACAAATTCTCCAGCGTCTGAAATAAGAGATGATGAATCTTACAGCATACGTTGGACTGGAAAGATAAAACCGAAATACAGTGAAGAGTATACATTCTATGTTCTTCGTGACAATGGAGTAAGACTTTGGATTAACAATAAGTTGATAATCGATAAATGGGACAGTGAATGGGCTAAAACTGACTATGGAACTATATCTCTTGAAGGTGGCAGAATTTATGACATAAAACTTGAGTACTTTAATAATACCGGCTATGGTTTTATCAAACTTGAATGGAGCAGTAAAAGTACTAATAAGGAAGTAGTTCCTGCAAGTTGTCTGTATCCTGCGAAAGCAACTGCTTCGGCCGGTGTTGTAAAAGGAAATGGTACAGGTCTGAGATTTGAGTATTTTGATAACGATAATTTGACAAATCTCAAATTAGAAGGAATAGATCCTATTGTTGATTTCAATTGGGGTGTTGGTTCACCAGATAGATCGATTCAGCAGGACCAAAAGTTCAGTATACGTTGGTCGGGTCAAGTACAGCCGGTAAACAGTGAGAATTATGTGTTTTATCTTACTCACGATGACGGGGTAAGGCTATGGATTGATGGGCAACTGGTATTAGATAAATGGAGCGGAAGTGAGGGAAAGGTATCTGAAAGTACTGGTATTTCTTTGAAAGCCGGGAAGAAGTATAAAATAATACTTGAATATCATAATAGCAGTCAGGCTGGAAATGTCAAGCTAGAGTGGAAAAGTCCAAGTACAAAAAGGACTATTGTTCCAAAGGCATGTTTATATCCTCAATAA
- the sigI gene encoding RNA polymerase sigma-I factor, with translation MICIFAIYSSETKDLANIIERIKGGDDQLRENFIKDYIPFIVKVLSSSAKKKIDIRNNDEYSIGLIAFNEAIEKYDRDRNKKGFNFFSFAELIIKRRVIDHFRLTSKNMEMPFSCFETEDECFEDKYLQDESWTRYDRIEVFQEIKHYSSVLKSFNIDINDLHKYTPKHKDSIKMCVDIGRKIAGNKDIYNKLIQKKYFPMKDIMKLVNVHPSTIEKNRKFIISVCIIYGNNYEYLKTYFSSGR, from the coding sequence TTGATATGTATTTTTGCTATCTATAGCTCCGAAACTAAGGACTTAGCCAATATTATTGAAAGAATCAAGGGGGGAGATGATCAACTAAGGGAAAATTTCATAAAAGATTATATTCCGTTTATAGTCAAAGTACTCTCAAGTTCAGCAAAGAAAAAAATTGATATAAGAAACAATGATGAATATAGTATTGGTTTGATAGCATTTAATGAAGCTATTGAAAAATATGACAGAGATAGAAATAAAAAAGGATTTAACTTCTTTTCTTTTGCAGAGTTGATTATTAAGAGAAGGGTAATCGACCACTTTAGACTTACATCAAAAAATATGGAAATGCCTTTTTCCTGCTTTGAGACAGAGGATGAATGTTTTGAAGATAAATACCTTCAGGATGAGTCGTGGACAAGATATGACAGGATCGAAGTTTTCCAGGAAATAAAGCATTACTCAAGTGTTCTTAAGAGCTTTAATATTGACATTAATGATTTGCACAAGTATACACCGAAACATAAGGATTCTATCAAGATGTGTGTTGATATTGGACGAAAAATTGCAGGGAACAAGGATATTTATAATAAACTTATACAAAAGAAGTATTTCCCGATGAAGGATATTATGAAGCTCGTAAATGTGCATCCGAGTACAATAGAAAAAAACAGGAAGTTTATAATTTCTGTTTGTATAATATATGGAAATAACTATGAGTATCTAAAAACATACTTTAGTAGTGGTAGGTAG
- a CDS encoding anti-sigma-I factor RsgI family protein, with translation MLIFGVVYGIQNDKAIVLTDEKKFLAIKKRDGMFIGQTVKFGKEDICKSKSKVYLYSPSSKRIEELSEESRVKNLTRLINIKNFSRINSTKNFNRVSDIKNFTRISNSKDAENVSDIKGFTRVSNSKDRENVPDIVDFTRVSSSKDSSNASEIKGFTRVSGSKDSSKETKVRNFSRITRISGFSRVVGIAAAFVMVFMFSRYALLNKGASNEYACIGIDINPSIEIVIDNEYKVIETVAKNSDAESVLNGLKLEGIPLKSAISEIANKAESCGYFSDSKNVVVVSMALNNKSKEYNTDKSVEEEKLNNLKQELEENSIAIEGTNIIQKTVLLTPEEMEAAKEKDISMGRYSLYMEAKEKGVEISINEAKESSLEELVQNIEVAEESVVQTPTPLITEYPTPTLTPSPVASPTVIPTVISTVEPTKELSAAEIEELGKSIVTVNAYNKNKKAILHGSGFCVAPGLFVTNYHVIENAVCLKITTNDGRTYNVEGIVKMDKKTDLAILKTVKDPGVKALETDTKPVLDKGDRIAAIGSQNGNKYAVSEGSIVGFKKRASIDLIQIEVPLLKGNSGGPLFDMEGNVIGIASYGVSDNSLNLAIPIDYVSGWIKELSKYSFKNTKVIRRTLSFDDNYDLNIVVFNIVNALEKEDMESYFSNMTEELYSEETKNNLEVLFKNYELTYNLESLYVASQNADNAVVKYVYSIYKGNGPDFKNCRITGSCNLKNINGVWKIAKSEEKIEYIN, from the coding sequence ATGTTAATTTTTGGAGTAGTCTATGGTATTCAGAATGATAAGGCCATCGTTTTAACGGATGAAAAAAAGTTCTTGGCTATAAAAAAGCGAGATGGTATGTTCATAGGTCAGACTGTTAAATTTGGAAAGGAAGATATCTGTAAGTCAAAAAGTAAAGTCTATTTATACTCTCCTTCAAGCAAGCGGATAGAAGAGCTTTCAGAAGAATCTCGGGTCAAAAACCTAACAAGGCTCATTAATATAAAAAATTTCTCACGTATTAACAGTACTAAAAACTTTAACCGGGTTTCAGATATCAAGAATTTTACAAGGATATCCAATTCTAAGGACGCAGAGAATGTTTCAGATATCAAGGGTTTTACAAGGGTATCTAACTCTAAAGATAGAGAGAATGTGCCGGATATAGTGGATTTTACGAGAGTATCCAGCTCTAAGGATTCATCAAATGCATCTGAAATCAAGGGCTTTACACGTGTATCAGGTTCAAAGGATTCTTCAAAAGAAACTAAAGTCAGAAACTTTTCACGTATTACGCGCATAAGCGGCTTTTCGCGTGTGGTAGGAATAGCAGCTGCTTTTGTTATGGTATTTATGTTTTCGAGATATGCCTTGCTAAATAAGGGGGCAAGTAATGAATATGCTTGTATTGGTATTGATATAAATCCAAGTATTGAAATTGTGATAGATAATGAATATAAAGTAATTGAAACGGTTGCCAAAAATAGTGATGCCGAATCTGTATTAAATGGGCTTAAACTGGAAGGAATACCTTTGAAGTCAGCTATATCAGAAATCGCCAATAAAGCGGAATCATGTGGTTATTTCTCTGATAGTAAGAATGTTGTAGTTGTTTCAATGGCTCTAAACAATAAAAGTAAGGAGTATAACACCGATAAATCCGTGGAGGAAGAAAAGCTCAATAATCTAAAGCAAGAATTGGAAGAGAACTCAATTGCGATTGAGGGTACAAATATTATTCAAAAAACTGTTTTGCTGACTCCTGAAGAAATGGAAGCAGCAAAAGAAAAAGATATTTCTATGGGTAGATACTCGTTGTATATGGAGGCTAAAGAGAAGGGCGTAGAAATTTCAATAAATGAAGCAAAAGAAAGCAGCTTAGAGGAGTTGGTTCAGAATATAGAAGTCGCAGAAGAGAGCGTTGTTCAAACTCCTACTCCGCTTATAACTGAGTATCCAACGCCTACTTTGACACCGTCACCAGTAGCTTCTCCGACAGTTATTCCGACAGTTATTTCCACCGTAGAGCCAACAAAAGAACTCAGTGCAGCAGAGATAGAAGAGTTGGGAAAAAGTATAGTAACTGTGAACGCTTACAATAAGAATAAAAAGGCAATTTTGCATGGAAGTGGTTTTTGTGTGGCGCCGGGTTTGTTTGTAACAAATTACCATGTGATAGAGAATGCTGTTTGTCTAAAAATTACAACAAATGATGGTAGGACTTATAATGTTGAAGGAATTGTAAAAATGGATAAGAAAACGGATTTGGCAATTCTTAAAACGGTAAAAGACCCTGGCGTGAAAGCACTGGAAACAGACACAAAACCAGTATTGGATAAAGGTGATAGGATTGCAGCTATAGGAAGCCAGAATGGAAATAAATACGCTGTATCGGAAGGAAGTATTGTTGGATTTAAGAAAAGGGCCTCTATTGATTTGATTCAGATAGAAGTTCCTCTTTTAAAAGGAAATTCAGGAGGACCGCTATTTGATATGGAAGGAAATGTTATAGGTATTGCCTCTTATGGTGTTTCTGACAATAGCTTGAATTTGGCAATTCCAATTGATTATGTATCTGGTTGGATCAAAGAGCTTTCAAAATACTCCTTTAAAAATACAAAAGTAATTAGAAGAACTCTAAGCTTTGACGACAATTATGATTTGAATATTGTTGTCTTCAATATAGTAAATGCTCTGGAAAAGGAAGATATGGAAAGCTATTTTAGCAATATGACAGAAGAACTATACTCTGAAGAAACGAAGAATAATTTGGAGGTTCTGTTTAAGAATTACGAGCTTACATATAATCTTGAAAGCTTGTATGTTGCTTCACAAAACGCTGATAATGCAGTAGTTAAGTATGTTTACTCAATATATAAAGGTAATGGGCCTGATTTTAAAAACTGCAGGATAACAGGAAGCTGTAACCTGAAAAATATTAATGGCGTATGGAAAATAGCCAAATCGGAGGAGAAAATAGAGTATATAAATTAG